The Musa acuminata AAA Group cultivar baxijiao chromosome BXJ2-2, Cavendish_Baxijiao_AAA, whole genome shotgun sequence genome has a segment encoding these proteins:
- the LOC103976750 gene encoding protein Barley B recombinant has product MDDDGGLGIRNWGYYEPPSKGNLGLRLMSSVVERNAKPLLSNGGFIHRHCSFPEPSVSMDFMRDGWTQQGNDSSKSFHTFPVRHQHHPSYGVLPDPPTVHNIQMLQHPEPQPKDDKVLMADTTGKNEPPLKKRPRGCLQKSSKPKRPKKVTAPSDEVPNGSVSRGKAARKSTGMIINGIDFDISRIPTPVCSCTGKPQPCYRWGVGGWQSACCTTNMSMYPLPMSTKRRGARIAGRKMSQGAFKKVLEKLAGEGYNLSNPIDLRTFWAKHGTNKFVTIR; this is encoded by the coding sequence ATGGATGATGATGGCGGATTAGGAATCCGGAATTGGGGCTACTATGAGCCACCATCGAAGGGAAACCTTGGGCTGCGGCTTATGTCCTCTGTGGTGGAGCGCAATGCAAAGCCCCTTCTATCAAATGGGGGGTTCATTCATCGGCACTGCAGCTTCCCGGAGCCATCGGTTTCAATGGACTTCATGAGAGACGGTTGGACTCAGCAGGGCAACGACAGCAGCAAGAGCTTCCACACTTTTCCGGTGCGCCATCAGCATCATCCCAGTTACGGCGTCCTCCCTGATCCCCCTACCGTCCACAACATCCAGATGCTGCAGCATCCGGAGCCACAACCCAAGGACGACAAGGTTTTGATGGCGGACACCACTGGTAAAAATGAGCCACCTTTGAAGAAGAGGCCCAGGGGTTGTCTGCAGAAATCCTCGAAGCCCAAGAGGCCTAAGAAAGTCACAGCGCCAAGTGATGAGGTTCCCAATGGTTCAGTTTCACGAGGGAAGGCTGCAAGGAAGAGCACAGGCATGATCATCAACGGGATCGATTTTGATATCTCAAGGATTCCAACTCCGGTGTGCTCTTGTACAGGAAAGCCCCAGCCGTGCTACCGGTGGGGCGTTGGAGGGTGGCAGTCGGCATGCTGCACCACCAACATGTCAATGTACCCTCTACCAATGAGCACCAAGAGGCGGGGTGCACGCATTGCTGGTCGAAAAATGAGCCAGGGTGCCTTTAAGAAGGTGCTGGAGAAGCTTGCTGGAGAAGGATATAACCTTTCAAATCCAATTGACTTGAGGACATTCTGGGCCAAGCACGGTACCAACAAGTTTGTGACAATCAGATAA